In the Hordeum vulgare subsp. vulgare chromosome 7H, MorexV3_pseudomolecules_assembly, whole genome shotgun sequence genome, one interval contains:
- the LOC123409382 gene encoding TOM1-like protein 5, with amino-acid sequence MASEMVKAATSEKLKEMDWAKNIEICELVAQDPGKAKDVIKSIKKCIGSRSKDAQLYAVMLLEMLMNNCGEPIHKQVIDNGLLPILIKIVKKKTELPVREKIFLLLDATQTSLGGAKGKFPQYYEAYYELVSAGVKFSNRPNVVITQVQNPVPEATIEPNKDNLSSRSNGVQQEANEQPVSDTSIIRKASSVMEVLRDVINSMDPRHPEGATDEFVLDLVEQCTFQKQRIMHLVMTSRDEVVVSQCIELNEELQKVLVRHDTLLSVHPTTTTVPSNLKEDEEEEDAESLYRRLRKGKALSQDHLDESMPSFRSIPEEKMRRPLTIQAPLPDRKPTALNIRSPDHPEARPEPAVLIPPPPAKHAERERFFREKSMDGGVNLPGHLRGLSSQSSRDGSSSCSGSTDYGD; translated from the exons ATGGCTTCAGAAATGGTGAAGGCGGCGACGAGCGAGAAGCTCAAGGAGATGGACTGGGCCAAGAACATCGAAATCTGCGAGCTCGTCGCTCAGGATCCGGG GAAAGCGAAGGATGTGATCAAATCCATAAAGAAGTGCATAGGAAGCAGGAGCAAGGATGCTCAACTTTATGCTGTCATG ctgttggagatgctcatgAATAACTGTGGAGAGCCTATCCACAAGCAGGTCATTGATAATGGGCTTCTTCCGATACTTATCAAAATAGTGAAGAAAAAG ACGGAATTGCCAGTTCGGGAAAAGATATTTCTTCTGTTAGATGCGACCCAAACATCCCTTGGTGGAGCTAAAGGAAAGTTCCCCCAGTACTATGAGGCATATTATGAATTAGTG TCTGCTGGTGTGAAGTTTTCGAATCGTCCAAATGTTGTCATTACACAAGTACAAAATCCTGTGCCAGAAGCAACGATCGAACCGAATAAAGACAATCTTTCCAGCAGATCGAATGGTGTTCAACAGGAAGCTAACGAGCAGCCTGTTTCTGACACGAG TATAATTCGGAAAGCATCTAGTGTCATGGAAGTTCTAAGGGATGTAATAAATTCCATGGATCCTAGACATCCTGAG GGAGCAACAGATGAGTTTGTGTTGGATCTTGTAGAGCAGTGTACTTTCCAAAAGCAACGAATAATGCATCTGGTTATGACATCAAG GGATGAAGTGGTGGTGTCGCAATGTATAGAGCTGAATGAAGAGCTGCAGAAGGTTCTTGTACGGCATGATACATTGCTTTCAGTTCACCCAACTACGACGACAGTACCATCTAATctcaaggaggacgaggaggaagaagatgcagaAAGTCTATATCGGAG ACTGCGGAAGGGGAAGGCTTTATCGCAAGACCACCTAGACGAGTCCATGCCATCGTTTCGATCCATACCCGAGGAGAAGATGCGCCGCCCGCTCACCATCCAAGCGCCTCTCCCAGACAGGAAACCCACTGCACTGAACATCCGCTCACCAGACCATCCGGAGGCAAGGCCTGAGCCTGCCGTCTTGATTCCGCCGCCACCCGCCAAGCACGCCGAGAGGGAGAGGTTCTTCCGCGAGAAGAGCATGGACGGCGGCGTCAACCTTCCTGGCCACCTCAGGGGCCTTTCATCGCAGAGCAGCCGGGACGGCAGCAGCTCGTGCAGTGGCAGCACGGATTACGGCGACTGA